The nucleotide window AATGGAGAACATGCAGCAGATCCTATTCTTGCTTGTTTGGCATGTGCTGCTTGTCACATATAGAGTCAGGCATTGTTTGAGCATGGTTCATTGCGGCATGCCGTCATTGTAttattatggtgtttttaaaaatggagcTTCCTGTGTTGTTGTTCCTCTGGCTTGTTGCATGCAGAAGTGACggttctctgtaaaccaatagctttCAACAGTGAGTCCAAATCTACACTTGTGGTGCCATACTGTTGTGCTTACTCTTGTGCCTAAAAAAGCGCCAAAGTACGGGTGGCTCTTTTGGTTCTTCTAACAGTGGGAATGGAAATAAATGCAGATCATATTGAGATGTCTTAAACTGTACTGCCCAGTGGCAACATGCCAAAGTCACTTCTCTTTTTGTTTTGCAGAGAGAGACAGCTGGTGATGCCTCAGAGTCTGCACTGCTGAAGTGTATTGAGCTGTGCTGCGGTTCAGTCACTGAAATGAGAGAAAACTACCCAAAGGTTGCTGAGATCCCGTTCAACTCCATTAGCAAGTATCAGGTATATTTGCTAAGGTGTACTTTAGAGATTTTCTTAAAGATTTGACTGATTTGCCTGGAGTTTTTAGATTGAGTGGTCACCCTAATACGCCTTTATTTCCCTTGATGTAGCTCTCAATCCATGAGAATCCCAATTCCTCAGAGCCAAAACACCTCCTGGTGATGAAGGGAGCACCTGAGAGAATCTTGGATCGGTGTTCGACCATTTTAATTGAAGGAAAAGAGCATCCTTTAGATGATGAAATGAAAGAGGACTTTCAGAATGCTTATGTTCAACTTGGAGGTCTTGGAGAAAGAGTCCTGGGTAAAAAGTCACCAGTAAAAACACTCAAGTTATGACTGCAGATCTTTAAACCACAGTATTATATATAACTCTGCATTCTCCCTCACAGGTTTCTGCCACTTTGGCCTTCCTGATGATCAGTTTCCTGAGGGTTTTGCATTTGATACTGAAGAAATGAACTTCCCCACTGAGAACCTGTGCTTTGTTGGCCTCATGTCCATGATTGATCCTCCTCGTGCCGCTGTACCAGATGCTGTGGCCAAATGCCGGAGTGCTGGAATCAAGGTGTTTTCTTTATTACAACATCCACTGCTTGAATGAATTACATTAAATGAACCGATTATACATCTGAAACTTCTGTTATAGGTAATCATGGTTACTGGTGACCATCCGATCACAGCAAAGGCTATTGCAAAAGGTGTCGGCATCATCTCAGAAGGCAATGAGACAGTGGATGACATCGCTGCTCGGCTGAAAATCCATATTGATGAGGTGAATCCAAGGTAAACCTATCAACTCAGCCAGCACAAATATAAAATTCAGCTTTCTGTATGTCTACCAACACTAAATGTGACTCTAGAGATGCTAAGGCCTGCGTGATCCATGGAGGAGAACTGAAAAATATGACAGATGAACAGCTGGATGACGTCCTTCAACATCATACAGAAATTGTGTTCGCCAGAACGTCTCCACAACAAAAGCTGATCATTGTGGAAGGATGTCAGCGACAGGTACCATCAGATATATTCAGTAGCTGTTAATAGTGGAGACTTTCATGCGGCAGGTACCAATGTACAATAATTCATTGCTTACTCTTATCAGGGTGCCATTGTAGCCGTAACCGGTGATGGAGTCAATGATTCTCCAGCTCTGAAGAAGGCTGACATTGGTGTGGCTATGGGTATTGCTGGATCTGACGTATCCAAACAGGCTGCTGACATGATCCTTCTGGACGACAACTTTGCCTCAATTGTCACTGGAGTAGAAGAAGGTATGTCATATTTTGGGAACTTCCTTGACTGAATAATTCTGAAGACTCACATCTCAAACATATCTTCCACTTCAGGCCGTCTGATCTTTGACAACTTGAAGAAGTCCATTTGCTACACACTGAGCACCAAGATCCCGGAGATGTCACCCTTCCTCATGTTTGTCCTCGCTGGTATTCCTCTACCTCTGGGCACCGTCACCATTCTCTGCATTGACCTGGGCACTGACATGGTGAGACAAAGTTAATCTACTGTAGTTATATAAATATAGAGAACTTAAAATGGGCATGTTCTCAATTTTATCCACCTGCAACCACAGGTTCCTGCTATCTCCTTTGCCTATGAAAATGCAGAAAGTGACATCATGAAGAGACAACCCAGAAATGCTGCAACTGATAGGCTGGTGAACGAGAGGCTGGTCAGTGTGAGCTATGGTCAAATTGGTAAGTGCATGATTGTCCTGTGTAGTGCACTGTGTGCTTGTGAGTTTCTAACATGTCTTCAAACTGAATTATTAGGTGTGATGAATGCATTTGGCGGGTTCTTTACCTACTTTGTGATTCTTGCTGAGAATGGCTTCTTGCCTTGGGATCTGGTGGGATTACGGATTGGCTGGAATGACAGATATTTCAGTGAAGTGGAAGACAGCTATGGCCAGCAATGGGTAGGTGCCACATATCTACCAAATCTGACAAATGTCAAaccaatatttctttaaaaaatgccaGTCTCTTTTAAATAACGCTCCTGTGTTTTTATGTCTGATGTAGACCTACGAGCAGAGGAAGGTTCTGGAGTACACATGCCACACCGCCTACTTTACCAGCATTGTGATCATGCAGTGGACTACTTTGCTTGTTTGCAAGTCCAGAAGGCTTTCCCTTGCAAAGCAGGGAATGAAGTATGTTCCCAATAACTCTCATTATTGGCAAATACAGCCCTGATATCCATCAGATTTAATTATATGTTCAGCTTTGGCTTCTAAAAGACCTGTTTGGCCTATTGCAATATTAAAATTTGTACATATTTGCTTCTTTTGTAGAAACCGAGTCCTCACTTTTAGTCTGTTTGAGGAAACTGCAATTGCAGCGTTCCTGTCTTACTGCCCAGGCATGGACATTGCAGTCAGAATGTATCCATTGAAGTGGGTGCAATCATTATATACCTAATATATCTACCTGAATTTCAAGTTAAGCATACATATGGATGAATTAACAATGTTTTCTTCTTTCATTTAGACCTATGTGGTGGTTCTGTGCCTTCCCATATATGATCCTCATTTTCATCTATGATGaagttagaaaacatttcattagGCAAAACCCAGGAGGTAAATATGCATTCATGTCACACATCATCACATTGATTCAGATTGGCTGTTGAAcatccaaattatttttaaaagaagtgCACAATTAAAGTAGTTGCGGCAGGTTTTGAATGCATTACAGCTCCATTTCACAGCTATAATAGTCAAAAATCCCATCATGTGTAACGGTGCATTCAATCGGGGATTCAGCGTCAAcgttgacagagggcgtgtctgaagttggggctggcgcaatcgtcatagcagcgtcaaccaatgaaattagtcagcaatcggctactgtcagaggctgagctggtgtatttgcatacagcgatctgatacACTTTTTTTTGAGGAAAAATGTTTCTATGTATGGTTTTTTAAtaacaagtttaacattgttaagtAAATTACGAAGAAAATTActtgattaattaaaaatatacacaGGATTTGTTGATTTTTGTTCCAAATAGATTCAAgttaatgtgtttctgttataaAACCCTAAGTTTCATGTCTATTTATTAACACTCCACTTAGTGCTCTAaatttttacatattatataaaaaaatttagttttaaagtaaaacGAAAATCATCTAAAGGAATATGTTGCTGTTAATTTCATGAGTAAATGAGTAATATAAGTAATtatgtaactatatatatatatatatatatatatatatatatatatatatatatatatatatgtatatgtatatatatatatatatatatatatatatatatatatatgtatatgtatatatatatatatatatatatatatatatatatatatatatatatatatatatatatgtgtgtgtgtgtgtttgtgtgtgtgtgtgtgtgtgtgtgtgtgtgtgtgtgtgtgtgtgtgtggatcttagCCTGATTAGGTACTTTTACTTCGACAGAGGAagtcctgtttaaaattatttatttatgtaacattcaacacaatatttcagtggatttaggactttttaaggcctaaaatgttgtgttaaaaatgtaagacattttaagttttttaagaccctgcagacaccctgtatgttgatcctggaacatcattttggTTCGGAAATGTAATCCATATTACTTCCTAacttataaataaaaacttacattaaaacgtatcccttaattctgattggctgattggaatgttaatccaggaacatgtcctacttggtgaaatcagaaCACTGCTGAACAGTGACTGCAATTGTGTGAACCAGAGTATAAACTGCATAAATGACTCTGATTCATTCAATTATTAGAGAATAATACACAACTGAGGTCTTTGTGGAAGCATCACCACCTCAGGTGTGCATTACTTTTGTATTAATTAAGCAGTCTATCATCAATAAAtccttacatatttaaaattaaacacaatatacaggcccgtagccagccaggtgaaaggggtggttattttttcctttttgtagTTATTCGTCTTGTTTTCTATtgaattatgaggtttaaatattgcatttaagtaatattttaagcactattttagctggattagcttgtcagatggtcatcaacCACACTTATATATAgaataaacttattttttaaatacaaattgtaTTAAttgcatcatatatcattagaaaaaaggaGATAAAGTTAACGTTttaaatgggagaaaaaaaacctgtagcctattgtcatttattgggcagataacaaactggccagcacattcaactttcctcagtcagaatttggccatttgaaatTCAAAGCACCCGAACCCCCCTGCTGGCTACAGGCCAGATATAGCTCACATTCCCAAGCAGATGATGTAAGCATACTGCAAATGGAAAAGGGTGGATCTACTTCAGAGACCAAGAATGAATTAACATCTGTCATATTTTGTTTCAGGCTGGGTGGAACAAGAAACATACTACTAAAGCCAGAAGACTTTCTGTTGAACATGAGCAAGGAGAGATTGCATCCTTTGGAAAACATCAAAATGAACACCCGTTTAGGTTATTAAATACGTCAGATTACAGGgatattcacccaaaaatgaacattctgccatcatttactaaccctttcacatttctttattctatttaacacaaaagaagatgttttgtaagctgaaaccattgacttcttttATTtatactatgggagtcaatggttatgTTTTCAGCTTACTTTGTAATATCTACTGTGTTCAACAGGATTAAGAAACGTAAAGGTTTAGATTAaagtgagggtgagtaaattaacattttaaggaGAACGATCCATTTATAAACAAGAAGCATCCAAGTCATTTGCACACATGCATGCGTAGTTGCTCAGCTTATTATAATAGATTCATTTACATTGAGTGTATTTATGAAAATCCACATtcatggcatttaaaaaaaatataggtTTCAACCAAGCTGCTAACAAGTTTTAGTTTTAACCTTTAGCACTGTATTTAGCAGTGTATTTCACTATAATCAAACATTACTCTTTTGTTTTTCATGCAATAAAATCCACATGTTGGATTAACGTGAGGTTATGTACAGAACAGAGTACACTGTATTGATGAACAATAAagacacaataaaacaaaaacacaataaaagcacACGTGTTTGAGTCCATTTTTAAAGACACGATGTTAAAAACAAACCATGCTACCAGAAAAAGAAAATTGCTTTTGCCACCAGTTCAGTCTTTATTAATACTTGGACACTGCAATTGACAGGCTGTCAGACATGCtatcatacaaaataaaaaagaaagaaaaggaaataaaCCGCCTTCAGTGATTAAATATTCAGTTCAGGCCTGAACAGAAATTCACACACTtgcaaatcattaaaaaataatggCAAAAGCTTTTAACTCTAAACACAATGAACATGAAGTCATACAATAATTTAGCTAAATATATAGAAAACAATCAAAGGCACAATATTGCAGAACACAGCACTGAAATGCATTTTAGTATTCATAAGACACCGAGAGTTTTTCAAGAAGCTCAAGTCTGTTAAGGCTGAACAACAGTGACCCTGAACTTCCTTCATTTATTTGAAACCCCCTTAAGCAGTTGCTAGATTAGTGTTTCCTCACTGCTGACTGTCTTCAAGAAATTCACAGCAAATTGAACACCATTGAGGGATCCATTTTATGCAATTGCTATACTTAGTGCATCTCAGattaaaaaaagcacaaatgtttgcatttagcATAACATAAGAAGGAAGTTCACACcatttccttttttgtttgtttgtttatttctttttttggtgTGGTAATATAGACCCTCACAGAAAGAGATTTACTGTAGGTACTAAACCAAACCAACATTCAATCATAACCGAATGCctaaaacatatatattacatgctaagataaaaaaaaaaacatataacaaaatattgagaaaatctttTTAATACAAAGTGatgatatacaatatatatatgcagaaaaagaaaatgaaattacaTGACCTGTTATACACTGAGTGAGTTACGAGTAAAAATTAAGGCAGAAGTCAAACAAGAGGGAGAAAGCCAAGAAGTTGACGCCCTGAAATGAGATCATGTTTCTAGAGAGGTTTTCAGTGTCCTTAACTTTCCAGAACATTAAAATTACAtagacaaaatatttaaaacaatttatagaAGGGGCTCACACTGTCTCTGCACAAGCCACATTGACCTACAATGACATTTACCTGTTCATTACATTTGGATTGGTGGTAATATTATTTGGGTGAGTTAGTTTAGGACTAATATAAAAGAGATTTTGCAGATGGCAGTCTGAAAGTATGAGTGAGAATGTGTTCAAGATGATAAGAAATCAGCAAGACTTGCACTTTATGCCAATACATTCCAGCAGAACTGCTTTAGGAATTTGTGTGTTAGAAAGCTGCTACATTCTCAAAGCATTAGCTAATGTTCTGGCGGGGTTCCCACAAAGTTTTGCACAAACATAATACAGTTTTTATTGTGTATGACATGTAAATTTGTTCTGCATTGCATCCTTTTGTAATTGACAAATTACATgccaataaaaaaatcatttattttcttgaaatacaggcatttaaaaaaaaaagatcttaaatTTTCTCAAAGTTTTACATCAAAAGCAtgagctatcataacattataattcataaatgcttttttttttcatcaattcCTTATCATTAATTGTTCATATTTTTCACAAATGTTAGCAAAATGTTCTTGAAACAGTGGGCCACTGTATAATTTCCAGGTTTTTGCTATTTTTTcaaagaaaattaaacattttataaataaacagaaacagaaacTCGTCATCATGacgaataaaaaatatattggcAATAAACCACAATTCTGTTGATTATTGCAGAATTTAAAAATCAATTTGACTATTGATTGTTTTGATTGATTTCTCAGTATTCAGGAATCAGTGCCGCCGTCAACTTTAAACATCTAACTAAAACTTTCTGGCACCGTCTATCTACTAATGTACCTCACCAGTGCTTAACctgcatttaatacaaacagcAAATCGCTATCATTTACAGTTCAAGTGTTGCAGTTTGTATCAAGTGCTATGTGTTGCTTAGTACAAACTATATGTACACCAATATACATTCAAGAGTCAATAGAGTTGACCCTTTATCATGCACATATTCACATTGTCTACACTAGATATGCATTTCCTAACAagaataatattcattcattttccttcggcttagttccttatttatcaggggttgccacagaggaatgacccggcaactattccagcatatgttttacccggcggatgctcttccagccataacccagtactgggaaacaccttacattcacacacatacactaaagccaatttagtttattcaattcctctATAGGGAATGTGTTTAGACTGGAggaaaccaatgactgtaaaaaatatggacgacgcaacagccctttttcccattgaacgccttgagggcaaaacgcctgcttgacgggcacaaactgtcgcaaaagactgctgaaattggagccagacatgcgcagaaggattgtctgatggagccagaggaggagccgcgaaaatgagcggagtcgagcttccaaccaaacgctttatgtaaaatcaaccacgccccccgaacttctcagcatgcgtttgctgtcatatcaacacaaatggatgtaataacgttaacaaatatgagggttttatatattcaatcgcgccagctccaggccgcagcgcataacttactcgcggcgtcgcgggctgattccggctcgcatgcggcagcgcctgctcgctcggccgccgcatctggctcgattgactcgggctggaattgggtagtgagtccaggcatccggagtaggtccagcagagctaacattagtcagtctgagctctaagagataagtctccggcaggcgagaatctagccggaactgtgttttgctatctgggtggctaggcgtgtatcagcaaactaataaagcccgaaaaaagccctgaacttagcgaataaacagtgttccaccaggatcatgtatgtcagaaactatagtttactgctgaactcattttgtcatggtaaaataacacagaaatcgaataataacatttcagtctacttcagtctcctgccgaagctcagacggttttctttgagaaactgtcaatcacagctgtcaatcacgatgacacgcccagcattaaattactgctaaaaacaaactgtttacaaaaatgaagatctgcacctatttcagcacaataaccagtgccttaatccaccagaactatctttcgggacattttattgcaagtgtaatatttttttttatttgggctcaagtctccttcattaacacggaggaggcgggctttatgacttgtactgcagccagcccccagggggcgatccaatggccgaaaccttcactcaaacgtaggcttgcggcacacttggaggaaacccatgccaacacggggagaacatgcaaactccaccggaaatgccaactggcccagtcgggactcgaaccagcgaccttcttgctgtgagtccacagtgctaaccactgagccactgtgccgtccaagaagaaaaacatttaaaaaaactacatGTATTCGCATCTTTCTGATCAGAACTCACAGATAACAATTCTTAACCACTGATCTGTTAAGATTGAGTCAATGGTTGTGCATTCTGTAGTGTAGACACTGTGTTGGTGTAACCACAGCATCATTTAATATTAAACATCCTTAAAACAATCAAACAACCAAACTACATAAATACTGGTATATTTACATGAGGTGGGGGTTACTATTCTGATAAAACCATATGATGATCTGGGACACACTAGTTTGCACCCACACCATTCAGATCTGCTTAGTTATGCAGTATGTTGAATGGTGTGACAAAAGCAATACATTAGATGTCAAACATCTGTGTCAAAAGTCTGTGTACTATCATTCAATTTCTCTCCCATGGGACTACTAGGAAGAGTTTCTCTTATATCAGGCTCAAAGATTATGTATATATCCTTACTTTCTttcatatttttgtatatatatacagtccctgacaaaagtcctgtcgctTGTGTACAAATTGACTTGAAGTGTCACTGAAATATATTTCTAATTAAGATTTCTTTACAAGAAATGGCAGATTTTAATCCCAACAGCTTTTGTAATAACGTTTCAGTGCAAAACGAAACTGTCAGAAAGTATTCTAATATTCCCAGCTTTGTAAAGCCCATTGAGTTCATTTTTGCGAAGACATAAGTGTTGTCGCCTTGTCATATGAGCTTCACTTGTGACTAATAATGGATCAATTAGGTCTCAGGTGTGTATAAAAAGAACCCCAGTACACTAGTCCTTCACATCAAATGCAACTAGACCTCtgcaaaaatgcaaaaaagtTTCACCCTGAGACTAGTCTTGATTATCTAGAGGCTAAAAAACCAGATCCACTGCTGATATGGCAGAAACCTTCGAAGTGTCTCAGAGTCAAGTACAGAGgataaaaaaaagacttgaagAGACTGGAGATGTTTTTGACAAGCCCAGGTCAGGCAGACCCCGCAAGATAACTGCTCGAGAGGACCGTTTGTTGGCTTGAAAATCTAAGGCCAGCCCATTTTTCACTGCTGCAGAGCTCCACGAGACCTGGTCACCTGAAGTCCCGGTGTCAACCAGAACAGTTTGTTGTATTCTGTCTCGAAATGGCCTCCATGGCCGAATCAGTGCCCAGAAGCCAGCACTAAACAAAAGACAATTGAAAAGCCATGTGGCATTTGCCAAGGCCCACTGCCTGCTAAATGGATGGAcactggaaaagtggcagaaggtggatttttcagatgaatcttcTGTTGAATTACACCACAGTCGCCGCAAATATTGCAGGAGACCTACTGGAGCCCACATGGATCCAAGATTCACCCAGAAAACAGTGAAGTTTGATGGTGGAAAAATCATGGTCTGGGGTTACATCAAGTATGGGGGTGTGCATGAGATCTGCAGGGTGTAAGGCAACATCAATAGTCTAAAATACCAAGAAATCTTAGCTACCTCTTATATTCCCAACCATAAAAAAGGTCAAATTCTGCAGCAGGATGGTGCTCCATCGCATACTTCcatctccacatcaaagttccacaAGGCGAAGGagatcaagatgctccaggattgaccagcccagtcaccagacatgaacaccATTGAGCACATGTGGGGTaggatgaaagaggaggcatggAAAACGAAACCAAAGAATATTGATAAACTCTGGGGGGCATGCAAGactgctttctttgctattcctgATGACTTCatcaataaattgtataaatcCTTGCCTAACCGCATGGATGCAGTTcttcaagctcatggaagtcatacaagATATTAAATGTGGATCTCACAGCACCACTACTCAATTTGCTGACATATTATTGTATTTGcagtaaatttattaaattttcataTAGGCGACAGAACTTTTGTCTTGCCAAAATTTGACCTTTCTGTTTTGATTAAATGATAAATCTTGTTTTAGtgaaactaatttatttcagtgcattaaacataatttgggagggTTTTAGCTTTTCATATGAACTCTTCCTAACACCAATGGATTAATTAAAAGTCAGGTTAGTAGCAGGTGTTTCTACAAATTAGATaagggacaagacttttgtcagtgactgtatatatatatatacacacacacacacacacattaccaccTTTCTGCCTGATTTTGCTGACTTCTCTGTGAAAAAAATTGGTGTAGACAAACATAGACAAAGCAGATTGCTAATGATTGTATTCAAAGACTTGGGAAAAAACTAAAACATCTGCAGGGTCAGCAAAGCAAAGGAcaatatttaaaagttttaaaacctgCTCCTTGTTTCTGAAACACAACAATTGTCCACTTGAAAGATGTAAAACCTTACTCCGCGGTTACTCCAACTCCTCCAAAGCCAGAAAGAGATTTTCACAGATGCAGAGTGGTATTTTTTGTTTCTAGGAGGAATAAGAGGAATTCAGATTTAGAGATGCAGAACAGGAACCAGCTACTGAATAACAAAGGGAAAAACAAGGAGATTTCAACACGGTCTTGAATGAAGTTTGATTTTGTCTAAAACAGAGCTCACACTGTGCGGTTTAGGCCACAGATTGGCCATCTGggataaattttaaaaaatccaaaaatattcCTATAAACCAAATGTAAAATCTGTAGTTTTTAATTGTGACATGTTCACTAACAGCAGATTAGAGGCCTTTGTGATTGAATTTTTGCAGTTTTAGAGGATTTGAAACACTTTCCTGCTGTACGACTTTCAAGAAGACTTTTAAGAAGAAGTCTTCTGTTCATAAACTATTCAAATATAAACAGTAGTTTCTTTCCTCACAGCACTTACATTTAAACatgttttcatcttgttttactgACTATTTTCTGATTATAAGCCAAGTATTACAAAGTCGATGCTGTTAAAGGAACCTCATGAAATTGAAAGTAAAGGTGGCTTGAAAATCATTCAATGCATGTTTGTTtgtcagggtgctttcacacctaggcttttgtttgggaacctgtctcgtttgcccagttagcgtggttcgtttttcatgtgtgaaaccagcaatcgcgctatgatccgcgccaaatcaatcactccgagatcacctgaatgaggtggtctcggctcgattaaaaAGAACtgtggagcggatcgattgcagtgagaaagcgataggATCCAatcgcggttatatcacagtgttttatggatatgtaataggcttacggctatatgaagagagaattatgagtagggcaagaagttttgcgagtctcccggatgcccgcaaacgagtgataatctctctgtaatcttgcgtctccctaccggtcctcaaatacgtcgccCACCCTTCTCACTCCTCTCCACCACATCTCTCCTCaatcttcagacacgtcgcgcgcaccttgtcaaactccaccaaaccaccacctctcctgacagctgagcagggcgctgcaaaataaaccctgacactctgaccaatgtgaggagagtttactcacacgtgacttgttttagatcttttggtccgattataaactttgcagtgtgaaagcgaaccgcaccaagagcaacaatgtaacaattttaatctctctTTCGAAaaaactgaatcgattcacaggtgtgaaagcacctttagTTGTTTTGCACCTGTCTAGGCAAAAAGTGACCATGAACAAATTTGTAAAGCATTTGAGGCACTACTTATTCTCTATACTTTCATGTCTGACAACCAGCAAAcatttgaaatgttgtctacTCAAAATACCTTTATTATTTTGATCACCATTCGAAGTAGAAATGTATTGCATATTCACTGCTAAATGCTTGTTATGATAATCACCAGCATCATAAATACTAGTTCAacaattaattaacattaattatatcagaaataaaagtttgtatttacatgctATTCTGTATATGTGTACtgtgcatatttaaacatatatatatatatatatatatatatatatatatatatatatatatatatatatatatatatatatatatatgtgtgtgtgtgtgtgtgtgtgtgtgtgtgtgtgtgtgtgtgtgtgtgtaattttattttattaggtatTAAATGCTTAAGAAAATAGCATCAGAAATCAGAATAAGCAAATATTATGAATATGAATTTCAtcatatgctgtaaaaaaaatccataattttaaaaattgttaaataacggctgttaaattacagtaataaaacgtaaaataatggatattaaattacagaaactttcttaaatttaaatttctggtaaatttctgtaatttaatggctcttattttagggtaaatttctgt belongs to Danio rerio strain Tuebingen ecotype United States chromosome 1, GRCz12tu, whole genome shotgun sequence and includes:
- the atp1a1a.5 gene encoding ATPase Na+/K+ transporting subunit alpha 1a, tandem duplicate 5 (The RefSeq protein has 4 substitutions compared to this genomic sequence), producing the protein MGLLTGKDDYKVAATSEDGVKTPKKGKKNKKDMDELKKEVEMDDHKLTMEELSRKYGTDLTKGLPVSRAMEVLMRDGPNALTPPVITPEWVRFCRQLFGGFQTLLWIGAFLCYFAFSIQAATEEPVNDNLYLGIVLTFVVTVNGCFSYSQEAKSCRIMDSFKNLVPQKALVVRDGEKKIIDAEEVVVGDLVEVKGGDKIPADIRIVSSHGCKVDNSSLTGESEPQIRTPDMSSENPLETRNIAFFSTNCIDGAARGIVVNTGDRTVMGRIASLASNLEGGQTPLGREIEHFIHIITGVAVFLGTTFLIISVMLGFTWLEGIIFLIGLIVANVPEGLPCTVTVALTLTAKHMAKKNCLVKNLEAVETLGSTSTICSDKTGTLTQNRMTVAHMWFDNQIHIADTTENQTGASFDRSSATWSALARVAGLCNRAVFQSNQSHLPVLRRETAGDASESALLKCIELCCGSVTGMRENYPKVAEIPFNSISKYQLSIHENPNSSEPKHLLVMKGAPERILDRCSTILIEGKEHPLDDEMKEDFQNAYVQLGGLGERVLGFCHFCLPDDQFPEGFAFDTEEMNFPTENLCFVGLMSMIDPPRAAVPDAVAKCRSAGIKVIMVTGDHPITAKAIAKGVGIISEGNETVDDIAARLKIHIDEVNPRDAKACVIHGGELKNMTDEQLDDVLQHHTEIVFARTSPQQKLIIVEGCQRQGAIVAVTGDGVNDSPALKKADIGVAMGIAGSDVSKQAADMILLDDNFASIVTGVEEGRLIFDNLKKSICYTLSTKIPEMSPFLMFVLAGIPLPLGTVTILCIDLGTDMVPAISFAYENAESDIMKRQPRNAATDRLVNERLVSVSYGQIGVMNAFGGFFTYFVILAENGFLPWDLVGLRIGWNDRYFSEVEDSYGQQWTYEQRKVLEYTCHTAYFTSIVIMQWTTLLVCKSRRLSLAKQGMKNRVLTFSLFEETAIAAFLSYCPGMDIAVRMYPLKPMWWFCAFPYMILIFIYDEVRKHFIRQNPGGWVERETYY